A single region of the Acetivibrio cellulolyticus CD2 genome encodes:
- a CDS encoding DivIVA domain-containing protein has translation MNYTPNDLQNLTFKKSAVGGYKEDMVNEVLDKIIEDYTGYIHENRELKDKLEALNQAIQHYKSIEESLQNTLIVAQQTSEDIKKNGYQKAENIVKEAEIKALKIISDANQEVVKIKYEYEDTKKKLHIYKSKAESLLHSQLEVLRSIIDDHEA, from the coding sequence ATGAATTATACTCCTAATGATTTACAAAACCTTACTTTTAAAAAGAGTGCAGTTGGCGGGTATAAGGAAGATATGGTCAATGAAGTGCTGGATAAAATTATTGAGGACTATACCGGCTATATACACGAAAACAGGGAACTTAAGGATAAGTTGGAGGCCTTGAATCAGGCTATTCAGCACTATAAAAGTATCGAAGAATCCCTGCAGAACACTTTGATAGTTGCGCAGCAAACCAGCGAAGATATTAAAAAGAACGGATACCAGAAAGCTGAAAATATAGTTAAAGAAGCGGAAATTAAGGCACTTAAAATAATTAGCGATGCAAACCAGGAAGTTGTAAAGATAAAGTATGAATATGAAGATACAAAAAAGAAGCTGCATATTTATAAGAGTAAGGCAGAGTCACTGCTGCATTCTCAACTTGAAGTGTTAAGATCAATAATTGATGACCATGAGGCTTAG